The following nucleotide sequence is from Cyclobacteriaceae bacterium.
CCGACGCAGTCAAGAAAAGATTGAAAGAAATAACCCCTTTTACCTACACTGGCATTTAACAGGTTTGGTTGATCAAAAAAACCGCAGAGCCTAATACCCAAGACCCTGCGATTTCTAACCAACTTCACCATTCAACATATCTTTGAACGTATGCCCATGCACGCTCTATCCTTCTTCATTAGGATTATATAAAAACTTACTCTCAGAAAAATCATACAAGGTCAATCTTCTCAAATCATAATAGGCAGTCCAGAAACTTCGCAATGCTGTTATGTATCCCCGCTTGGCATTATCCTTTTCTGTCAATGCAATATTCAGATTCGTAATATCAATTTTACCTATCAGATAACGATTCTGAGCGACATTGTATCTCTTAAGTGCAACCTCATCTGATTTCTTCGTGATCTCCACCTGCAGATAAAGCATCTCAAACTGACGCACCTGCGTGAGGATCTCCTGATCAAACGTCACTTCGTCCTGTGCAATGATGTAGTCATTGAGCTTCTTGATGGCATAAGCCGTTTGCATCTGCGCCTTTCTTCTCCCCCAATCTACAATCGGTACACTGAAGGTCACATTTGCAATCTGCTGCTGCGACGGATTCTGATATAGATCCGAAATACTTTGCGCTGTGTTATTCAATCCAAAGGCTGCAGTTACTCCTACCTGATATAACTGACCCCTTACCTGCGCTACTGCAGATTGCGCCTCCATCTTTCTTCGTTCAAATGCGACGTAGGCAGATCGCGTTCGTTTCGCATGCTCCAGCGCTTCTTCCTCCGACACCGTGAATATTGGAATCTCTTCCGGAAGGATCAGATCAAAGCTCTCACCATTTCTCAATCCGATATAATTTCGCAACGCAAGACTGGCTGTTTGCAAAGCAAGATTTGCCTGTCCTACATCCTGCCTTGATCTCAATAATTGCAACTCAACCTGCAACAGCTTATCCTCTGACGTTGTACCGATATTATAACGTCCCTTTTCAATTTTATAGATCGTGTCATTGTTTGCAAGATTGTATTTGGCGATCTGAAGATTCACCTGAGCATCCATGACGCCAAAGAAGAAATTAACTGCATCACGACTGATCTGTTCCATTGCCTCTGCATAATCACGCTTTGACTCTTCATAACGGATCGGTTGAATTTTCTTGTCCCATTTGTAAGGATTGTAGGAAAGTAATGGCTGATTCAACTGAACATACATCGGCGCTCCGTTCCACTGGCTACTCTGAGAAGTGATATCCTTAAAATAATTATAGCTCGAGTTAACAGAGATAGTACCATTCGTCCATTGGATAGGCTGCTGTAATGAAAAATTTACACCCGGGTTAAACTGATTCACAGGACGATAGATAATGGAACCATCCGGCTGACGAATCGGAGTAATGCTGTTGGTATAAAGAGCACCCTGATTACTATTCATCCTTATTTGAGGATTGTAGTTTGTGCGATAAAATCTGTACTGCCAGT
It contains:
- a CDS encoding TolC family protein encodes the protein MNRKCVVVVFFYLIVVNSFSQNVFSITDVIGKAQSQSPAFKQTETRLQNSYWQYRFYRTNYNPQIRMNSNQGALYTNSITPIRQPDGSIIYRPVNQFNPGVNFSLQQPIQWTNGTISVNSSYNYFKDITSQSSQWNGAPMYVQLNQPLLSYNPYKWDKKIQPIRYEESKRDYAEAMEQISRDAVNFFFGVMDAQVNLQIAKYNLANNDTIYKIEKGRYNIGTTSEDKLLQVELQLLRSRQDVGQANLALQTASLALRNYIGLRNGESFDLILPEEIPIFTVSEEEALEHAKRTRSAYVAFERRKMEAQSAVAQVRGQLYQVGVTAAFGLNNTAQSISDLYQNPSQQQIANVTFSVPIVDWGRRKAQMQTAYAIKKLNDYIIAQDEVTFDQEILTQVRQFEMLYLQVEITKKSDEVALKRYNVAQNRYLIGKIDITNLNIALTEKDNAKRGYITALRSFWTAYYDLRRLTLYDFSESKFLYNPNEEG